The following nucleotide sequence is from Sulfurospirillum arsenophilum NBRC 109478.
CCTATCGCTGAAGAGTTTGGTTGTGACAAAGTGTATGAACTTGACATTAATAATCCAGCCCATTTGGAAGCGTTAACAGCTTCATTGGAAAAAGACTTTGGAAAGATCGATTTCGTCGTTCATTCTGTTGCTTATGCTCCAAAAGAGGCATTAAGTGGTAAATTTGTTGATACGACCAAAGAGGCATTTGATATAGCACTTGGAACATCTGCGTATTCATTGGTTTCACTCTCACGTGCATGTTTACCCGTTATGAACGATAATGGTTCTATTTTGACTCTGACCTATTTAGGCGGACCTCGTTATGTTCCTCACTACAATGTTATGGGTGTTGCAAAAGCAGCATTGGAAGCCTCTGTACGTTACCTTGCCGTTGATCTTGGACGTCGTGGAATTCGTGTTAATGCAATCAGTGCGGGTCCTATTAAAACACTTGCGGCAAGTGGCATAGGGGATTTTAGAATGATCCTTAACTGGAATGAAATTAATGCACCACTTCGCAAAAATGTAACGACAGATGAAGTAGGCAATAGCGGTATGTATCTTTTAAGTGACCTCTCAAGTGGC
It contains:
- the fabI gene encoding enoyl-ACP reductase FabI, whose protein sequence is MVMKGKKGLIVGIANNKSIAYGIAKACKEQGAELAFTYLNEQLEKRVRPIAEEFGCDKVYELDINNPAHLEALTASLEKDFGKIDFVVHSVAYAPKEALSGKFVDTTKEAFDIALGTSAYSLVSLSRACLPVMNDNGSILTLTYLGGPRYVPHYNVMGVAKAALEASVRYLAVDLGRRGIRVNAISAGPIKTLAASGIGDFRMILNWNEINAPLRKNVTTDEVGNSGMYLLSDLSSGVTGEIHYVDAGYSIMGMGMDETDAEGHTVLAWDMQK